A region of the Deinococcota bacterium genome:
GGGTGAGCGCGCGACCGCGCAACGCCATTACGACGCGATAGAACTCACCGCCGGAGTCGACGAACGGCTTCGCTGCTCCGAGAGGCTGGGCGGCTGGACTTGGTGCATCAACGAACAGGGACAGGCAGGTTGGATTCCCGAAGCCAGTCTCAAAGCAACGGAAAAGGAGTAAGCATATGCCTGCGAGAACCGGCAAGGACTACATGAAGGCCCTCAAGCGAAACCCGCCCAACCTGTGGCTGAAGGGCGAAAAGGTCCTGGACCCCACCACCCACCCGGCGTTTAAGGGCGTGGTGCGCTCGCTCGCCGAGCTCTACGACCTGCAGCATGACCCCGCCTTTAAAGGCGTGCTCACCTACCCCTCGCCGACGAGCAGCGAGCGGGTCGGCGTGAGCTTTTTGGAGCCCAAGACCAAAGACGACCTCAAACGCCGCGCGGCGGGCTACAAGGTGTGGGCCGACTACAGCCTCGGCCTGATGGGCCGGACGCCCGACTACCTGAACGCCGTTCTGTCCGGCTACGCGGGCGCCAGCGACTTTTTCGGCCAGGACGAGCCCAGATTCGCCGAGAACATCCGCAACTATTATGAATACGTCCGCGAGAACGACCTCTGCACCACCCACGCGCTCACCAACCCGCAGGTAAACCGCGCCGCCAGCACCGCGCAGCAGGCCGACCCCTATATTCCCTTGGGCGTCCTCAAGGAGACCAAGGAGGGCGTCGTCGTGCGCGGCGCGCGGATGCTGGCGACCCTGCCCGTCGCCGACGAGATCCTCGTCTTTCCCTCGACGCTCCTAAAGGAGGAGCCCGGCGCCGACAAGTACGCCTTTGCCTTCGCGCTGCCGACGAACGCGCCCGGCCTGCACTTTATCTGCCGCGAGCCCTTGGCGGGAGGCAACGCCAGCGACCACCCGGTCTCCTCGAGGTTTGAGGAGCAGGAAGCGCTGGTCGTCTTCGACGACGTGCTGGTACCCTGGGAGCGGGTCTTCGCCTTGAGGAACCTGGACATCTGCAACCGGGCCTACGCCGAGACCGGCGCGCTCATGCTGATGGCGCACCAGGTGAACGTGCTCAAGGTCTCCAAGACCGAATCCTTTCTGGGCCTGCTTACGCTGATGGCCGAGGGCGTCGGTGCTGACGTGTTCGGCCACGTGCAGGAGAAGATCGCCGAGGTGAGCATCTACCTGGAGGCGATGAAGGGCCTGCAAGTCGCCGCCGAGGAGGGCGCGGCGTCCAACTCCTACGGGGTGATGTGCCCGGCCAGGGCACCCTTAGACGCCGCGCGCAACCTCTACCCGATGCTCTACCCGCGCATTCACGAGATCACTCAGCAGATTGGCGCCTCGGGGCTCATCATGATTCCGTCTGAGGCCGACCTGGACGGCCCGATGCGGCCTTATCTGGAAAAGTTCATGCAGAGCCGCAACATGAACGCTCTAGAGCGCACCCAACTCTTCCGCCTCGCCTGGGACATGACGCTGTCGAGCTTTGGCGCGAGGCAGGTTCACTACGAGCGCTTCTTCTTCGGCGATCCGGTGCGCATGAAGGGGGTGCTCTACGGCGCCTACGACAAGGAGCCCTACAAGGCGCGCATCCGCCACTTTCTCGGCTGGGAGGGCCAGGACGCCGTTAGGGCGAAAGAGGAGGTGACGGCTTGAGCCGCGTTCAGACAGAGGACGCTCACACCGCCACCCTGCACGACCTCTTCCGCGAGGCGCTCTCGCACTGGGTGAGCGGCGTCACCGTCGTGGCCGCCAAGGACGAGGCGGGCGAGGTGCGGGGCATGACCGCCTCGTCGTTCGCGTCACTCAGCCTCGAGCCGCCACTCGTCTTGGTCTGCGTCGACGAGCGGGCCAACCTGCTGCCGGTCCTGGAGGGGGCCGGAGGCTTCACCATCAACTTGCTGGCCGAAGGTCAGCAAGAGGCCTCCGGCCACTTCGCCGGCCAGCCCGCCGCGCGCCTGCTCGAGAACCCGCCCTTTCCCGTGCACGGCGACCTGATTCTGGACGAGGCACTGGCCGCGCTCGTCTGCTCGAGCTATCGGATCTACCCCGGCGGCGACCACAAGATCGTCGTCGGCAAGGTCGAGAAGGTCGTCTTGGGCGAGGACCGGCCGCCGCTCGTCTACTACCGGCGGAGCTACCGGAAGCTGATATGAAAGCCCTGGTATGAAAGCCAATGTCCTCCGCGCCGGGCACGCGGTCTACTACGTCACCGACCTCGAGCGGGCTCGCGCCTTCTACGTGGGCCTCTTGGGTCTCGACGTGGTGCATGAGGGGGAGGACGCGCTCTTCTTGCGCGGCGTCGAAGAGCGCGAGTGGAGCCTCAAGGTGGCGCTGCGTGAGCAAGCGGGCGCGGGACGAATCGCCTTCAAGGTGGCGGGCGACGAGGACCTGGACGCCCTGCTCGAGCTCGCCCGGCAACGCGGCCTGAAGACCCAAGAGACCGAGGACTTCGGCGTCCCCCGCCTGGTCCGGCTCGAGGACCCCAGCGGTCTGCCGGTCGCCTTCTACGCGCGCGCCGCCAAACACGCGCGCATCCTCCAGGACTACCACCGGCACCGTGGACCGGGCGTGCAGCGCATCGACCACTTCAACGTGATGGTGCCCGACGTGCAAAGGGCGCATGACTTCTATGCCCACGAGTTGGGCTTCAGGCTGAGCGAGTACACCGTGGACGAAGGGGAGAAGCTGTGGGCGGCCTGGCTCCAGCGCAAGGGCAACGTCCACGACCTGGCGCTGATGAACGGTTTGGGGCCCAGGCTGCACCACGTCGGCCTGTGGACGAGCGAGCCCATGAGCCTGATTCGCGCCTGCGACATCCTCGCTTCGGCGATGCAGACGGACCGCATCGAGCGCGGCCCCGGCCGCCACGGCTTATCGAACGCGATGTTTCTCTACCTCCGCGACGACGACGGCAACCGCATCGAGCTCTACAGCTCGGACTACCTGACCGTGGACCCGGACGTCGAGCCCCTGCGCTGGACCTTGGATGACCCGCGCCGGCAGACGCTCTGGGGCCACGCCGCGCCCGCGAGCTGGTTTAGCGAGGCGAGCTCCCTGGAGACCCTGAGCGGCGGCTCCGCCAGCCTCCTCGAAGGGAAGCTGGCGGGCCGGCCGCAACACCTGACTTGACGGCTGCGAGCTTCGTCCATAGACTGACGTAGCGCGAGCTGAAAACGAGGAGATGGCTTTGCCGAAGACCGCCACCGCCACAGTCGCTATAGCGGGCGCCACAGTGAGCGCCAGCGCAGGCTCGAGGGGCGTGGGCCGGCTGCTCCGCTACGACGCTGCCGACCGCGCCATGGAGCTCGAAGACCGCTACCAGCCACACCCCCTGTTACAGCGCAGCGTCGCCGCAGGGGTCACGACATGGAGGAAACCATGAACAAGCTCTTGGCTCTCGTCCTCGCCCTGGCGCTCGGCTCTAGCCTGGCGCAGGACAGCTCAGACACCGGCATGCTGGACATCGGCGTGGTGGTCTCGGCGACCGGCCCCGCCGCGTCCTTGGGCATTCCCGAGCGCAACACCTTCGTTCTCTTGGAGAGCATGGTCAATGAAGCGGGCGGCGTCGGCGGCCGTCAGGTGAGGTTCCATGTTCTCGACGACGCCTCGGACACCACCCAGGCGGTGCGCAACGCGCGCAGCCTGATCGAAGAGCGCAATGTCGTCGCCATCATCGGCACCACCACCACGCCGGCGTCCTTGGGCATGATCGACGTGGTGGCCGAGGTGGGCGTGCCGATGATCTCGATGGCGGCGTCCAGGTCCATCATCGCTCCCGTAGACGAGGGGCGCTTCTGGGTCTTCAAGACGCCGCAGACCGACGAGATCATGGCCAACGCCATCGTCCGCGACATGGTGGACCGGGGCGTGGCGACGACCGCCTTTATCGGCTTCAACGACGCCTACGGCGAGGGCTGGTGGAACGACTTCAGCCGCGTCGCCGAGGAGGCGGGCATCAGCGTCGTCGCCAGCGAGCGCTACGCCCGCACCGACACCTCGGTGACGGGCCAGATCCTGCGCATCACCGCGCAGAACCCCGACGCGGTCCTGATCGGCGCCTCGGGCACGCCCGCCGCCCTGCCCCAGCGCAGCCTGGTCGAGCGCGGCTACGGCGGCACCGTCTACCAGACCCACGGCGTCGCCAACCCCGACTTCTTGAGGGTAGGCGGCGCGGACGTCGAGGGCACCATCTTGCCCGCCGGGCCGATTCTGGTCGCCGAGCAGCTTCCCGACGGCTTCCCCACCAAAGAGGTCGGCTTGGAGTACATCGCCATGTACGAGGCCGAATACGGCGAGGGCTCCCATTCGACCTTCGGCGCCCACGCCTACGACGCCTGGCTGATCCTGGGCGCGGCCTTGGAAAGGGCGCTCGAGGCGGGTTCGCCCGACGACCTTGAAAGCTTCCGCAGCCTCCTGCGCGACGAGATCGAGGCCACCCAGGACCTCATCGCCGCCCACGGCGTCTTCTCCTTTTCGCCCGAAGACCACCTGGGGCTGACGCTCGAGACGACCGCCGTCATGGTGACCATCGAGGACGGCGGCTGGCAGCTCCTCTACACCTTTGCGGACTAGGATTCAGCGGTCAGGGTAGAGGGTTGGCTTCCGCCGACCCCCGACCCCTGAATCCCGACCCCGCCCTTATGGATTGGACGATTTTCGCTATCTTGCTGAGCGACGGGCTCATCAGCGGGGTGTTCTACGCGCTCTTGGCCCTGGCGCTCGTTCTCGTCTTTACCGTCACCCGCGTCATCGCCGTCTTTATCGGCGAACTGGTGATGTTCGCGCCGCTCTCCTACGCGCTCTTGCTGCAGGGTGAGGTGCCGGGGACGGTGTGGCTCACGGCGGCGATGCTGCTGCTCTGGGCGGGGCTCGAGTGGCGCAGTCCCAAACGCGCGCTCCTTCTGGCACTCGTGGCGCTCGCGCTCGTCGGCCTGACCTTCTGGGGCGCGCAGGGGGCGCCGCAGGCGCCCCTCTGGGCACTGGCCGTCTTTATCGTGCTGCCGATGGGGGCGGCCACCTTCCGCCTCTTCTACGAGCCCTTGCCGCGCGGCACGGTGCTCGTCTATCTCATCCTCGCGGTCGGCCTGCACTTCGCCTATCAGGGCCTGGGGCTGGTCTTTTTCGGCCCCGAGCAGTACCGCCCGGCCGCCTTGGTGCGCGGCGGGCTCACCTTCGGTCCGGTGGCGTTGCGCTACCAGCAACTGCTCGTCGTCGCCTTTGCGGCGCTGGTGCTGGTGGCGCTCTACCTCTTCTTCAAGCGCAGCCTCTACGGCAAGGCCCTGCGGGCGGCCGCGGTCAACCGCCTGGGCGCTCGCCTCTCGGGCATCTCCCCGGTCGAGGCGGGGCGCGTCTCGCTCACGCTCGCCGCCGCGGTCGCCGCGGTGAGTGGGATGCTGATCGCGCCGCTGACCAACGCCGCTTACTACATGGGCTTTCTGCTCGGACTCAAGGGCTTCGTCGCCGCCATCATCGGCGGGCTGGTCTCCTATCCCTTGGCGGTCGCCGGCGCGCTCCTCGTCGGCGTCATCGAGTCGTTCAGCTCCTTTGCGGCGAGCGCCTACAAGGAGGCCATCGTCTTCAGCCTGATCCTGCCGGTGCTCCTCTACCGCAGCCTGACCACCTTCGAGCTCGGCGAGGAGGAAGAGTGAGCCCTCTCGCGCTCCTCTTCGTCGCCCTCTTGGCGCTGTTGCCGCTGGTCCTGCCCGCCTTCTACCTGACGCTCATGGTCGGCGTCGCCTACAGCGCGCTGGTCGTCTTAGGCCTCTACCTGTTGACTGGCCTGGCCCGCATGACGAGCTTTGGCCAGGCGGCCTTCATGGGCGTGAGCGCCTACACCACGGCGCTCGTGAGCGCGCGCTACGGGCTCTCGCCCTGGCTCGGGCTGATGGCGGGCGTGGCCATGGCCGGGGCGGCGGCCTGGGGACTCGGCGCGCTGACGGTGCGGCTCAGAGGGCACTTCCTGCCGCTGGCGACGATCGCCTGGCAGGTCGCCCTGTTCATCGTGATGGGCAACCTGACGGGCATCACCGGCGGCCACACCGGCCTCACCGGGGTGCCGCCGGTGAGCGTCTTCGGCCTCGAGCTGAGGACTTCGGGACAGGTCTACTACCTCGCCTGGCTCCTGGTGCTGCTCGCCGCCTGGGGCGCCTTCAACATCACCCACAGCCGCACGGGCCGGGCCTTGCGGGCGCTCAGGGGCGACGCCGTAGCGGCGGCCAGCGTCGGCGTCAACCCGGCCGCGCTCAAGCTCTGGGTCTTCGTCCTGGCGGGCGTCTTCGCGGGGCTGGCGGGCTGGCTCTACGCGCACTTCTGGCGCTTCGTCAACCCGACGCCCTTCGGCCTCGAGGCCTCCATCACCTATCTGATCATGGGCGTGGTGGGCGGCGTTGGCACCTTGCCGGGGGTCTTCGTCGGCGCGGCGCTCATCACCGGCCTCGAGCACTGGCTCCAAGACCTCCTGCCCAGGGTCTTCGGGCGCAGCGGCAACTACGAGGTAATCGCCTTGGGGCTCATCCTGGTGGTGATTCTCCACCGGGCGCCGCGGGGCCTCTGGGCCTTTGTAGAGGGCTACTTGCCGCGCCGCCGGAGCGAGGCGCCCTGTGGCGCCGGCCTGCCGCCGCGCGCCAAGACCGGCGAGGCGGGTGAGGCGCTCCTCGAGGTAGCCGGCCTCTCCAGGGCCTTTGGCGGCCTGGTGGCGGTCAACAACCTCTCCTTCTCCTTGAGGCGCGGCGAGATTCTCGGTTTGATCGGCCCCAACGGCGCGGGCAAGACGACGCTCTTCAACCTCGTCACCGGCGTCTTGGCGCCGACCTCGGGCGCGGTGTACTACCGGGGTCAGCGCTTGAGCGGCCTCAAGCCCTTCGACGTGGCGGGGCGGGGCCTGGCCCGCACCTTCCAGCACCCGCACCTCTTCAGCGAGATGACGGTCCTGGAGAACGCCGCCCTCGGCGCCTACGGGCGCACCGGCGCCGGCATGATCGCCTCGATGCTGAGACTCGACCGCGGCGAGGAGCGGCGGGCGCTCGCCGAGGCCTACCGGCAGCTCAGGCGCGTCGGCCTGGCCGAGCTCGCCGGTTCCAAAGCCGGCGGCCTGCCGCTCGGCAAGCAGCGCCTCCTGGAAATCGCTCGGGCGCTCGCCGCCGACCCCGAGCTCCTGCTCCTGGACGAGCCCGGCGCGGGCCTGCGCGCCGGTGAGAAGGCCGAGCTCGCCGCGCTCGTCAGGCGCCTTGCCGGCGAGGGCGTCACCGTGCTCTTCGTCGACCACGACATGGACCTGGTGATGGGCCTGGTCGACCGGCTGGTGGTCATGCACTACGGCGAGAAGCTGGCCGAGGGCAGCCCCAGGGAGGTCCAGAGCAATCCGCAGGTGATGGAGGCCTACCTGGGCGGGGCGGTGACCTGATGGCGGTGATCTGATGGCGGTGGTGCTGAGCGCCACGGGCCTGTGCGTCTCCTACGGCGCGGTCGAGGCGGTGCGGGAGGTGAGCTTCGAGGTCCACCGCGGCGAGGTGGTCACGCTGATCGGCCCCAACGGCGCGGGCAAGACCACCACCCTCTTGGCCTTGATGAACATCCTAAGCGCCGGCGGCGAGCGCCTTTACGACGGCCAGGCCATCGCCAGGACGACCCCGGAGCGCCTCGTCGCCGCGGGCCTGGTCTTGGTGCCCGAAAAGCGCGAGCTCTTCGCCGACATGAGCGTGGTCGATAACCTTAAACTCGGGGCTTACGCCCGCTACCGCCGCGGCGAGCGCCGGCTGGAGGGTGACCTCGACTACGTCTACGCGCTCTTTCCCAGGCTGCGCGAGCGCTCCGCTCAACTCGCCGGCACCATGTCGGGCGGCGAACAGCAGATGCTCGCCGTCGGCCGCGGCCTGATGGCAAAGCCCAAAGTCTTGATGCTCGACGAGCCCAGTCTGGGGTTGGCGCCGCTAATCGTCAAGGAAATCTTCAGCATTTTGGCGCGGCTAAAGCGCCAGGGCACCACCATTTTGCTGGTCGAGCAAAACGCCCATGCCGCCCTGGCCTTGGCCGACCGGGGTTACGTCCTCGACGCGGGAGAGCTGGTCCTCGCGGGCAGGGCCGAGGACCTGCGGCGAGACCCGCGCGTGCTCGAGTCCTATCTGGGCATCCGTCGCGAGCAGACATGACGGCCGCCAGACGCGTATACTGGCCAAAAAGGAGTGACCGCCATGCCGACCGCCAGACTCAAGGACAAGGCCATCACCGTACCCGACGAAGTCCTCGACGAACTCGAGCTAGCTGAAGGCGACGCGTTCGAGGTCGTCATAGCGGGCGGCCTCATCGTGCTCAAGCCGCACCAAGAGGACTGTGCCGAGCGCCATCCGGAAATCGACGCGGCGCTCGAGGCTGCCCTCAAGGAAGTCGAGGAGGGTCGCGTCACACCCGCTTTTGGAAGCGCCGAGGAATTCGAAGCCTACCGCCGGACCAAAGCTTATCAAGAGCTGCTCGAGTCGGAGTAGGGTGAAGTACCGTCTCAACCGTAAAGCGGTCAGAGATTTTGAACTGTTATCCCCAGCTCTCCAACAACGTGTCAAGAAACAGCTCGACTTTCTCTGCCAAAACCTGCGACACCCCTCGCTACAAGCCAAAAAGTACAATGAGGCAGAAGATCTCCGGCAAGCACGGGTAGCTAGAAACCATCGCTTCTACTTCCAGATTCGCGGCGACAGCTACGTCATCTTGCGCATCATTCCCCATCCAAAATAATGCGTTCCACCGACCGTGGGGAGGCCCAGTATGTTCAACCCTGACATGGAGACCCTGCCCAGCGACAAGCTGCGAAAGCTCCAGGACGAACGCCTGGCCAAGCTCATGGCTTACCTGTACGAGCGCCTGCCCTTCTACCGCAAGGTGCTGGACGAGGCGGGCACCAAGCCGAGCGACGTCACCAGCGTCGACGACCTGCCAAAACTCCCCTTCACCCGCAAGAGCGACCTGCGCGACCACTACCCCTTCGGCCTCTTCGCCGTGCCCAAGAGTAAGGTCGCGCGCATCCACGTCTCGAGCGGCACCACCGGCAAGCCCACGGTGGTGGGCTACAGCAGGCGCGACCTCGAGCTCTTCGCCGAGGTGAACGCCAGAGCGCTCGCCGCCGCCGGAGCGCGTCCCGGCATGACCCTGCACAACGCCTACGGCTACGGCCTCTTCACCGGCGGGCTCGGCCTCCACTACGGCGGCGAGCGGCTGGGCCTGACGGTAGTGCCCGTCTCGGGCGGCATGACCGAACGGCAGCTCCTGCTCATCGAGGACTTTAAGCCCGACATCATCGCCTGCACGCCGTCCTACGCCCAGACGCTGGCCGAGAGCTTTCGCCGCCGCGGCGTCCCCCCCGAAGAGATCAGCCTCAGCTACGCGATTCTGGGCGCCGAGCCCTGGACCGAGGCGATCCGCCAAGACGTGGAGAGGGGTCTGGGCGTCAAGGCCAGCAACATCTACGGCCTCTCGGAGGTAATCGGGCCGGGCGTGGCCCAGGAGGCCTGGGACGAGCAGGACGGCTCTTACCTCTGCGAGGACCACTTCTATCCCGAGATCGTCGACCCCGGCACGGGCGAGCCCCTCGCGGACGGTCAGGAAGGGGTGCTCGTGCTCACCACCTTGACCAAGGAGGCGACGCCGCTGCTGCGCTACTGGACGGGCGACATCACCTCCTTGACCCGCGCGGCAAGCACGACCGGCCGGACCCACGCCCGCATGGGCGGGATTCGCGGGCGCAGCGACGACATGCTGATCATCCGCGGGGTGAACGTCTACCCCACCCAGATCGAGGAAATCCTAAGGGGGCGCCCCGAGGCGGCGGCGCACTATCAACTGGTCATCAGCCGCAGCCACCTCTTGGACGAGGTCGAGTTGCGCTTGGAACTGTCCGAAGCAGCCTTCTCGAGAATGGAGCCTGCGAACAGGGACCCGGCACGCTTTGACGACCTCGTCGAGGCCGACGAGGAGCTGCGGAGCCTGCGGCGCGGCCTCGAGCAGAGCATCAAAGAGCGCGTCGGCGTGTCGGTCAAGGTCACGCTGATGGCGCCGGGCAGCGTGCCCAGGAGCGAGGGCGGCAAGCTCAGCCGGGTCTTGGACGAGCGCAAAGGCTAGGCCTGTCATTCCTATCATTTAGGTCTATCTAGATCTATCATTGAGGTGTAGGGAGGTTATAAGTGACGGTCACGACCCGCAAGCGCATCACCGCGCGCGAATTCCGCACCATGGCCGAAGCGGGCATCTTTGCAGAGGCACGCCTCGAGCTTCTGGACGGAGAACTCATCGAGATGACGCCTATCGGCCCTGAACACGCGCACGCGGTCAGACAGCTCATCGCGCTGCTCTCGACCATGTCCCCGGAGCGTGGCGCCTTGGACGTGCAAAATCCCCTGCTGATGCCGGGAGACAACGAATTCTACCCGGACGTGATGGTCTTAAAGCCCCGCGAGGGTGGGTACCGAAGCCTTCCCTTGGCGCCAGACGCGCTCCTCGTCGTCGAGGTCGCCAAGACCTCGCTGCTATACGACCGCGAGGTCAAGCGCACCAAGTACCAGGGCGCCGGCGTGCCCATGTACTGGGTCGCGGACATCGACGCAAAGCAGCTGTGGACCTACGCCGAGCCCGGCCAGAGGGGCTATGACCACGAACACCGCGCCGGTCAAGACGAGACGCTCGAGGTCTTGGGCGTAAGCGTGCCCGTCGCTCGGCTCTTCTAGATGCCCGGCGCCTTATGAAGCCCATTCCCGAGGGCTTCGAGGCCAGCTTCAGCCTGAGGGTCACCGACGAGATGACGGTGGACTTCGAGGAGATGGGCAGGCTCCACCCCGTCTACGCCACCTACTGGCTGGCCAAGCACATGGAGCTCGTCAGCCGCAAGGTCATCTTGCCCTTTTTGGAAGCCGAGGAGGAGGGCATCGGTTTTGAAGTTCAAGTCACCCACCTCGCTTCGGCCCTGCCCGGCATGAGGGTCACGGTGAGCGCCCGGCACCTCCGCAGCGAGGGCAAGCGCATCTACTCGAGCTGTGAGGCGGTCAGCGAGCTCGGCGACCGCATCGGCACGGGGACGACGACACAAGTCGTCCTGCCCAGGGCCACACTCGAGGCGGGTTTCGAAGGGTTGAGAAGACGTTGGCAGATGCAAAGGGACAACCGATGAGGCTCATCCACCCTGATAGCATGAGTTCATGACTCTATACACAAGCTCAAAGACCGCCAGAGGGCCAGGCATAACACAAGAGGAGCAGGCATGATCCTTCCCAGCTACGTCATGGGCGACTGGGCCAGCGGCGCGGGCGAGGGCCTGCTCGTCGTCGACGCCGTCTACGGCGAGCCCGTCAGCCGCATCAGCGCGGACGGCTTAGACCTTGTGGGCGTCCTCCAGTACGGCCGCGAGGTGGGCGGCCACGCCCTGCGAACGATGACCTTTCACGAGCGCGCCGTGATGCTGCGCGCGCTGGCCGTGCATCTCATGGAAAAGAAAGAGGCCTTTTACGAGCTGTCCTACCAGACGGGCACGACCCGTAAGGACGCCTGGATCGACATCGAGGGCGGCATCGGCACGCTGTTCGCCTACTCGAGCCTGGTGCGGCGCGAGCTGCCCAACGAGCCCTTCCTGGTCGAGGACGCGCCCATCGCCCTCTCCAAGGGCGGCACCTTTGCCGCCCTGCACCTGCTCAGTCCCAAGGAGGGCGTGGCGGTACACATCGGCGCCTTCAACTTTCCCTGCTGGGGCATGCTCGAGAAGCTCGCGCCGACGCTCGCCGCGGGCATGCCCGCCGTCGTCAAGCCCGCGCCGCAGACGGCCTACCTGGCCGAGGCGGTGTTTCGGGAGATGATCGTAAGCGGGCTGCTGCCCGAGGGCGCGGTGCAGCTCGTCAGCGGCGACGCGGTGGACTTTTTCCCCCACCTCGTGGAGCAGGACGTGGTGACCTTTACGGGCTCCGCCGCGGTCGGCAGAAAGCTCCGGGCGCACCCCAACGTCATCGCCAGGGCCATTCCCTTCACCCTCGAGAACGACTCCCTAAACGCCGCCATCTTGGGCGAGACGGTCAAGCCGGGCGAGCCCGAGTTCGATCTGTTCGTGAGGGAGGTGGTGCGCGAGATGACCGTCAAGGCGGGCCAGAAGTGCACCGCCATCCGCCGCGTGCTGGTGCCAAGGGACAGGGTCGAGGCCGTCGCCGACGCGCTCAGGGTGCGCCTCGAGGGCGTCACCGTGGGCGACCCGCGCCGCGAGGAGGTCCACATGGGGCCGCTCGTCAGCACCCAGCAACGAAGCGAGGTCTCGGCCCAGGTACAGCGGCTCAAGCAGAGCTGCGAGCCCATCTACGAGGGCCGGCTCGAGCCCTTGGGCGGTGACTTGGCAAGGGGCGGCTTCTACCCGCCGACGCTGCTCTACTGCGACCGGCCCCACCAGGCGACGGAGCCGCACGAGCTCGAGGCCTTTGGCCCGGTGAGCACCCTGATGCCCTACGAGACGGCGGCCGCGGCCGCCGAACTCGCCAAGCTGGGGCGCGGCTCCCTGGTGAGCTCGGTGTTTACCTTTGACCGCGCCGAGGCGAGGCGGCTCGTCTTAGCCATCGCGCCCCATCACGGCCGTCTCCTGGTCGTCAACCGCGACAATGCCAAGGAGTCCACCGGGCACGGCTCTCCCCTGCCGCAGCTCGTCCACGGCGGGCCGGGGCGGGCGGGCGGCGGCGAGGAGTTGGGCGGCGCGCGCGCGATCAAGCACTTCATGCAGCGCACCGCGGTGCAGGCCGACCCCACCACGCTCATGCACATCTCGAGCGAGTACGTGCCGGGCGCGCAGACCACCGGCGACGCGGTCCATCCCTTTCGCAAAGCCTTCGAGGACCTCAGCATCGGCGAGACCTACACCACCCACCGGCGCACCGTCTCGGAAGCGGACATCGTCAACTTCGCGGGCGTCTCGGGCGACTACTTCTACGCGCACATGGACGAGCTGGCGGCCAAGGATTCGCTCTTCGAGAGGCGGGTGGCGCACGGCTACTTTCTCGTTTCGGCCGCGGCGGGCCTGTTCGTCGATCCCCGACCCGGCCCGGTCCTGGCCAACTACGGCCTCGAGAACCTGCGCTTTATAGAGCCCGTCGGCATCGGCGACACCATTCAGGCCCAGCTGACCGTCAAGCGCAAGACCAAGAAGGACAGGCGCCATCCCGAAGACCGGG
Encoded here:
- a CDS encoding flavin reductase family protein produces the protein MHDLFREALSHWVSGVTVVAAKDEAGEVRGMTASSFASLSLEPPLVLVCVDERANLLPVLEGAGGFTINLLAEGQQEASGHFAGQPAARLLENPPFPVHGDLILDEALAALVCSSYRIYPGGDHKIVVGKVEKVVLGEDRPPLVYYRRSYRKLI
- a CDS encoding branched-chain amino acid ABC transporter ATP-binding protein/permease produces the protein MVGVAYSALVVLGLYLLTGLARMTSFGQAAFMGVSAYTTALVSARYGLSPWLGLMAGVAMAGAAAWGLGALTVRLRGHFLPLATIAWQVALFIVMGNLTGITGGHTGLTGVPPVSVFGLELRTSGQVYYLAWLLVLLAAWGAFNITHSRTGRALRALRGDAVAAASVGVNPAALKLWVFVLAGVFAGLAGWLYAHFWRFVNPTPFGLEASITYLIMGVVGGVGTLPGVFVGAALITGLEHWLQDLLPRVFGRSGNYEVIALGLILVVILHRAPRGLWAFVEGYLPRRRSEAPCGAGLPPRAKTGEAGEALLEVAGLSRAFGGLVAVNNLSFSLRRGEILGLIGPNGAGKTTLFNLVTGVLAPTSGAVYYRGQRLSGLKPFDVAGRGLARTFQHPHLFSEMTVLENAALGAYGRTGAGMIASMLRLDRGEERRALAEAYRQLRRVGLAELAGSKAGGLPLGKQRLLEIARALAADPELLLLDEPGAGLRAGEKAELAALVRRLAGEGVTVLFVDHDMDLVMGLVDRLVVMHYGEKLAEGSPREVQSNPQVMEAYLGGAVT
- a CDS encoding branched-chain amino acid ABC transporter permease, with the translated sequence MDWTIFAILLSDGLISGVFYALLALALVLVFTVTRVIAVFIGELVMFAPLSYALLLQGEVPGTVWLTAAMLLLWAGLEWRSPKRALLLALVALALVGLTFWGAQGAPQAPLWALAVFIVLPMGAATFRLFYEPLPRGTVLVYLILAVGLHFAYQGLGLVFFGPEQYRPAALVRGGLTFGPVALRYQQLLVVAFAALVLVALYLFFKRSLYGKALRAAAVNRLGARLSGISPVEAGRVSLTLAAAVAAVSGMLIAPLTNAAYYMGFLLGLKGFVAAIIGGLVSYPLAVAGALLVGVIESFSSFAASAYKEAIVFSLILPVLLYRSLTTFELGEEEE
- the hpaD gene encoding 3,4-dihydroxyphenylacetate 2,3-dioxygenase — its product is MKANVLRAGHAVYYVTDLERARAFYVGLLGLDVVHEGEDALFLRGVEEREWSLKVALREQAGAGRIAFKVAGDEDLDALLELARQRGLKTQETEDFGVPRLVRLEDPSGLPVAFYARAAKHARILQDYHRHRGPGVQRIDHFNVMVPDVQRAHDFYAHELGFRLSEYTVDEGEKLWAAWLQRKGNVHDLALMNGLGPRLHHVGLWTSEPMSLIRACDILASAMQTDRIERGPGRHGLSNAMFLYLRDDDGNRIELYSSDYLTVDPDVEPLRWTLDDPRRQTLWGHAAPASWFSEASSLETLSGGSASLLEGKLAGRPQHLT
- the hpaB gene encoding 4-hydroxyphenylacetate 3-monooxygenase, oxygenase component → MPARTGKDYMKALKRNPPNLWLKGEKVLDPTTHPAFKGVVRSLAELYDLQHDPAFKGVLTYPSPTSSERVGVSFLEPKTKDDLKRRAAGYKVWADYSLGLMGRTPDYLNAVLSGYAGASDFFGQDEPRFAENIRNYYEYVRENDLCTTHALTNPQVNRAASTAQQADPYIPLGVLKETKEGVVVRGARMLATLPVADEILVFPSTLLKEEPGADKYAFAFALPTNAPGLHFICREPLAGGNASDHPVSSRFEEQEALVVFDDVLVPWERVFALRNLDICNRAYAETGALMLMAHQVNVLKVSKTESFLGLLTLMAEGVGADVFGHVQEKIAEVSIYLEAMKGLQVAAEEGAASNSYGVMCPARAPLDAARNLYPMLYPRIHEITQQIGASGLIMIPSEADLDGPMRPYLEKFMQSRNMNALERTQLFRLAWDMTLSSFGARQVHYERFFFGDPVRMKGVLYGAYDKEPYKARIRHFLGWEGQDAVRAKEEVTA
- a CDS encoding ABC transporter substrate-binding protein, coding for MNKLLALVLALALGSSLAQDSSDTGMLDIGVVVSATGPAASLGIPERNTFVLLESMVNEAGGVGGRQVRFHVLDDASDTTQAVRNARSLIEERNVVAIIGTTTTPASLGMIDVVAEVGVPMISMAASRSIIAPVDEGRFWVFKTPQTDEIMANAIVRDMVDRGVATTAFIGFNDAYGEGWWNDFSRVAEEAGISVVASERYARTDTSVTGQILRITAQNPDAVLIGASGTPAALPQRSLVERGYGGTVYQTHGVANPDFLRVGGADVEGTILPAGPILVAEQLPDGFPTKEVGLEYIAMYEAEYGEGSHSTFGAHAYDAWLILGAALERALEAGSPDDLESFRSLLRDEIEATQDLIAAHGVFSFSPEDHLGLTLETTAVMVTIEDGGWQLLYTFAD